The sequence below is a genomic window from Halosolutus gelatinilyticus.
ACATACACCGGCTCCGGAACCTCGGGTCGATCCGTGAGTCGCCCGAATCGAACTCTCACCGGCATCCGGCCGACGACTTTTCCACGGTAGTCGCATAGGGTGTGTCGTGTCACCAGATCTCTCGATCGAGGCCGACTGGAACGACCTCTACGTAAACGGCGAGTGGATCCCCTCGGAGAGCGGGGACGATATCGCGGTCGAGGATCCGTCGACGCGCGAGGAGATCGCGCGCGTTCCCGCGGCGACCGAAGCGGATGTCGACGCCGCCTACGAGGCCGCCGCTGCCGCCCAGACGGAGTGGCAACAGGCGCCGCCGATCGAACGCGAGCAGGTCGCCCAGAACTTCGCGCAGTTGCTGGGGGAGTACGAAGACGAGATCATCGACCTGCTGTCCCACGAAGCGGGCGGCTCGCGGATTATGGGGGAGACGTCGATCAGTATCGCGTCCGACCAGGCGGCGGAGGCGGCGACGTTCCCACGACGGATGAACGGCCAGCAGATCGACTCGAACGTCCCCGGCAAGGAGAACTTCGTTCGACGCGAACCGCAGGGCGTCGTCACCGTCATCTCGCCGTGGAACTTCCCGCTGAACCTCTCGGGGCGGGCGATCGCACCGGCGCTCGCGACCGGAAACGCCGTCGTCCTCAAGCCCGCGACGAACACGCCGATCACGGGCGGGCTCCTCATGGCGAAGCTGTACGAGGAGGCCGGGCTTCCGGACGGCCTGCTCAACGTCGTCACCGGCCACGGCTCCGACATCGGCGACGCCGTCGTCGGGCACCCCGAGAGCGACCTCGTCGCCTTCACCGGCTCGACGCCGGTCGGCCGCGGCGTCGCGGCGACCGCCGGCGAGAACCTCTCCGAGTTGGCGCTGGAACTGGGCGGCAACAACGCCCACATCGTCACCGCCGACGCGGACCTCGACGCGGCGATCGACTCGGCGGTGTTCGGCTCGTTCGTCCACCAGGGGCAGGTCTGCATCTCGATCAACCGCCACCTCGTCCACGAGGACGTCTACGACGAGTACGTCGACCGCCTGACCGCGCGGGCCGAGTCGCTGCCGACCGGGAGCGCCCACGATCCCGACACGATCGTCGGGCCGATCATCGACGAGGGCCAGCGCGACGAGATGCTCGGCTACGTCGAGGAGACGATCGACCAGGGGGCGACCCTCGAGACCGGCGGCGAGACGATCCCGATGGACGGGGTCGACGACTCGCTGCTGGTCGCGCCGACGGTCATCTCGGGCGCGACCAACGACATGTCCGCCGCCTGCAACGAGCACTTCGGCCCGATCGCGCCGGTGATCCCGTTCTCGGACGTCGACGAGGCGATCGAGCTGCACGACGATACCGAGTACGGGCTCTCGGGGTCGGTTCACGCCGGCGACATCGGGACGGGCATGCGGATCGCCGAGCGGATGGACACCGGAAACGTCCACGTCAACGACCAGCCGATCAACGACGAGGCGCACGTCACGTTCAGCGGCACGAAGGCCTCCGGCGTCGGCACCTACAACAGCACCGACATCATGGACGAGGTCACCGAGAAGAAGTGGATCTCCGTGCAGCACGAAACGCGGGAGTATCCGTTCTGAGCGGCCGCGCTAACAGAAGTACACCCAGTACCGGTGGCCGTTCGAACACGTCACCGTCGTGTACTCGCCGAACGCCGCCACGGAGTGTCTGACGTTCAGTTCGGCGTCCTCCCTCGGAACCCGAACGCTCGTTCGCTCATCACACCGCGGACACGCGACCTCCCGCGTCGCTGGTAGTTGCATTCTCGCTCACCCGTGTTATCCCACGCCACGCAGGGGGATAACCGGTTCTCAGGAAATCCGGCGCGTTCGTCGGCTCCATTCCGTGGATCGACTCGCGCGCCAGACTGACGTTCCGCACCGCCGACCGTCCGTCTCGGCCGACCGCGCCCGCTCATTCCTGTCGATCGCGATCGCTCACGCCGAGCAGTTGTTCGGCCCCAGTTCGAGTTCGGCCCGATCCTCCGGCGGGAGGTCGATCGCGCCACGGTTGCGATCGATGATCTCCTCGTAGTTCGACGGCTTCTCGCCGGCGTCGGCCAGCCGATCGACGAACACCTCCTCGTCGAGGTCGAGGACGTCGATCCCGGTGCGTGCCTCGCCGATCGTCGTCGCGATCGGCTCGCCCGGCGATCCGTGTTCGAACCGGCCGTCGTTCGTCACCGCGACGTGGCCCGGCAACACGACCACCGACTCGGGTTCGGCGAGGATCGTCCGGTGGAGCGTCTCGTAGAGCATGCGCGCTCCCTGCTCGCCTTCGTCTTCGCTAAACTCCAGTTCCGTCCGCCCGGTCGAGTCGACGTGCAACGTGTCGGCGGTCAGCAGCGCCGCGTCGTCGACGAGTAGATTGGCCATCTCGCTGGTGTGGCCGGGTGCGGCGATCGCTTTTACCGCCAAGTTCCCGACGTCGAGCACCTGATTCCGCGAGAGCGGGGTGAACTCGAACTCGACGCCGCGCTCTTCGGCCCGATCGCTCAGGTAGTAGGGGACGCCCAGTTGGTCCGCGAGGTCTCGCCCGCCCGAGACGTGATCGGCGTGGACGTGCGTGTCGACGACGCCGACGATCGACAGGCTTCGCTCCGCGGCCGCGGCCATGACCTCGTCCGTATCGGCGGTCGGATCGACGACGATCGCGTCGCCGGTCTCACCGCAGCCGACGAGGTAGCTCAGACACCCCTTCGCGCGGCG
It includes:
- a CDS encoding aldehyde dehydrogenase family protein, with product MSPDLSIEADWNDLYVNGEWIPSESGDDIAVEDPSTREEIARVPAATEADVDAAYEAAAAAQTEWQQAPPIEREQVAQNFAQLLGEYEDEIIDLLSHEAGGSRIMGETSISIASDQAAEAATFPRRMNGQQIDSNVPGKENFVRREPQGVVTVISPWNFPLNLSGRAIAPALATGNAVVLKPATNTPITGGLLMAKLYEEAGLPDGLLNVVTGHGSDIGDAVVGHPESDLVAFTGSTPVGRGVAATAGENLSELALELGGNNAHIVTADADLDAAIDSAVFGSFVHQGQVCISINRHLVHEDVYDEYVDRLTARAESLPTGSAHDPDTIVGPIIDEGQRDEMLGYVEETIDQGATLETGGETIPMDGVDDSLLVAPTVISGATNDMSAACNEHFGPIAPVIPFSDVDEAIELHDDTEYGLSGSVHAGDIGTGMRIAERMDTGNVHVNDQPINDEAHVTFSGTKASGVGTYNSTDIMDEVTEKKWISVQHETREYPF
- a CDS encoding MBL fold metallo-hydrolase; amino-acid sequence: MVTTISPDRLAELQDEGDDFALVDTRPEDSYESWRVAGALHFPFGPEEELDGRLDDLRELVGDVDRVVTICAKGISSGNLATRLESATDEYEVNAVDGGMKGWSGVYDRVDLDIADGLELIQLQRRAKGCLSYLVGCGETGDAIVVDPTADTDEVMAAAAERSLSIVGVVDTHVHADHVSGGRDLADQLGVPYYLSDRAEERGVEFEFTPLSRNQVLDVGNLAVKAIAAPGHTSEMANLLVDDAALLTADTLHVDSTGRTELEFSEDEGEQGARMLYETLHRTILAEPESVVVLPGHVAVTNDGRFEHGSPGEPIATTIGEARTGIDVLDLDEEVFVDRLADAGEKPSNYEEIIDRNRGAIDLPPEDRAELELGPNNCSA